One segment of Ziziphus jujuba cultivar Dongzao chromosome 12, ASM3175591v1 DNA contains the following:
- the LOC107405088 gene encoding uncharacterized protein LOC107405088, whose amino-acid sequence MNIFSVGFSSGDDFDGKESKVAAAYVNENRATKQRVGMEMHHDDEDVEVDFEIWPVEHPMEPPDEDRPVKCPMSADSSVINEGGKREKRFGESMRKRAEVSEEMNKGGMEEVVEERPIKTVRKRHHTLTHGGDHIIMPLSRMPPLPSLPTQSVTIFQMLQQFDKFES is encoded by the exons ATGAACATCTTCTCTGTAGGATTTTCAAGTGGAGATGATTTT GATGGAAAAGAAAGCAAAGTTGCTGCAGCGTATGTAAACGAAAACAGAGCTACAAAACAGAGAGTTGGTATGGAAATGCAccatgatgatgaagatgttgAAGTGGATTTCGAAATCTGGCCTGTAGAGCATCCCATGGAACCCCCAGATGAAGATAGACCTGTTAAATGTCCAATGTCTGCTGATTCTTCTGTTATTAAT GAAGGAGGAAAACGAGAGAAAAGGTTTGGTGAGAGCATGAGGAAAAGAGCAGAAGTTTCAGAAGAAATGAACAAAGGAGGAATGGAGGAGGTAGTAGAAGAGCGTCCAATCAAAACGGTGCGTAAAAGGCATCATACACTCACACATGGAGGAGACCATATCATAATGCCTTTATCAAGAATGCCACCTCTTCCTTCTCTTCCAACTCAGAGCGTCACCATCTTCCAAATGCTTCAGCAATTTGACAAGTTCGAGTcctga